From Variimorphobacter saccharofermentans, one genomic window encodes:
- a CDS encoding alpha-hydroxy acid oxidase: MSTQPNANPGDSNKITRDYFDSLLIEMRHIDAVLPSTTFELYGETFSTPIMTAALSHLGNCHPNGMAELAKGAYAARAVMWAGMGDEEELEAIVGTGARTIKIIKPYADHDLIFKKIEHAEKCGALAVGMDLDHSFNGKGQYDTVLGYQMTSKSMEDLKSFIQATKLPFIIKGVLSEQDAYRCIELGVKGIVVSHHHGIQNYAVPPLMILPKIAKVIDNQIPIFVDCGISNGMDAFKAIALGASAVSVGRTLMEVLSQGGAVAVQRKLEEMTAELAGVMARTCSAELKDIDPRVIWHR; the protein is encoded by the coding sequence ATGAGTACACAACCAAATGCAAATCCGGGAGATTCTAATAAAATAACAAGAGACTACTTCGATTCCCTTCTGATTGAGATGAGACATATCGATGCTGTTTTACCATCTACGACCTTTGAGCTCTATGGAGAAACATTTTCAACACCAATCATGACTGCTGCATTATCTCATTTAGGCAATTGTCATCCGAACGGGATGGCTGAACTGGCGAAAGGAGCGTATGCTGCCAGGGCTGTTATGTGGGCTGGTATGGGTGATGAAGAGGAATTGGAAGCCATTGTAGGAACCGGAGCCAGAACCATTAAGATTATTAAGCCATATGCAGATCATGATTTGATATTCAAAAAGATTGAACATGCGGAAAAATGTGGAGCTTTGGCAGTTGGAATGGATTTAGATCATTCCTTCAATGGAAAGGGACAATATGATACGGTACTTGGATATCAAATGACGTCAAAATCCATGGAAGACTTAAAAAGCTTCATACAGGCGACTAAGCTACCATTTATTATTAAGGGCGTGCTGAGTGAACAAGATGCATATCGATGTATCGAACTGGGTGTTAAGGGTATTGTTGTTTCACACCATCATGGTATTCAGAATTATGCGGTACCTCCACTTATGATATTACCGAAAATAGCCAAAGTGATTGATAACCAAATCCCGATTTTTGTTGATTGTGGAATCTCAAATGGAATGGACGCATTTAAAGCGATAGCGCTTGGGGCTTCGGCAGTATCTGTGGGACGCACGCTCATGGAGGTATTGTCCCAGGGTGGAGCAGTGGCCGTACAGAGGAAACTGGAAGAAATGACGGCAGAACTTGCAGGAGTGATGGCGCGTACCTGTTCTGCAGAGCTGAAGGATATAGATCCCAGGGTAATATGGCATAGGTAA